The Niallia alba genome includes a window with the following:
- a CDS encoding sigma-E factor regulatory protein RseB domain-containing protein yields the protein MKNNFDNLKKELDNTLFHDVYFDDNQYKKVLNSIASSKKNREFYPFKKRLNVIFSSSVICLLFTGIMYFIGIELNLFNGIHNKQANYIVKSKNELPNEDSKYIPAKQEENDKDMTKEEILTKMLNTVDNFETARGEYIIHYANIPSNATIEYTVSLKNHRGGFGIRTDIVNGEKTVSSEYFTKDALWLVSEQTKTYRELGYVENDNTGKELKLEDAFSKDSNGVNVTNYRESIPFGLANETLFPYEIASNYTRDLDTWEIEKQNEELLGHNTLVIKGEISRADFQSFRFWVDKDTGILVKYETYNEKEEVVDYLHPKKLEVNVPIDSEKFTPNLVGYVNEDESKQNLPRMKTGNIDELVPAQLKQQWEEAKNSSNETTILPFGDSVYIYPKKGYLVNYIEVNGNNGTLYLAKTSNLKSSGTFPALAEGYKVKNLKIVYEDE from the coding sequence ATGAAAAATAACTTCGATAATTTAAAGAAGGAATTGGATAATACACTCTTTCATGATGTGTATTTTGATGATAATCAATATAAAAAAGTTTTAAATTCGATAGCAAGTAGTAAAAAGAATAGGGAATTTTACCCGTTTAAAAAACGGTTGAATGTCATTTTTTCAAGTTCAGTAATCTGTTTGTTATTTACTGGAATTATGTATTTTATAGGAATTGAACTAAATTTATTTAATGGAATACATAATAAACAGGCGAATTATATAGTGAAAAGTAAGAATGAGTTGCCGAATGAGGACTCTAAATATATTCCAGCAAAGCAAGAAGAAAACGATAAGGATATGACGAAAGAAGAAATTCTTACTAAAATGCTAAATACAGTAGACAATTTTGAAACTGCTCGTGGAGAATATATCATACATTATGCTAATATCCCAAGTAATGCAACGATAGAATATACAGTTAGTTTAAAAAATCACAGAGGTGGATTTGGTATAAGAACCGATATAGTAAATGGAGAAAAGACTGTTTCATCTGAATATTTTACTAAGGATGCATTATGGTTGGTATCTGAACAAACGAAGACTTATAGGGAATTGGGATATGTAGAAAATGATAATACAGGTAAGGAACTAAAACTGGAAGATGCATTTTCAAAAGATAGCAACGGGGTTAATGTTACCAATTATCGGGAGAGTATTCCATTTGGATTAGCAAATGAAACATTATTTCCATATGAAATAGCATCTAACTATACAAGAGACTTAGATACATGGGAAATTGAAAAGCAAAATGAAGAACTACTAGGACATAATACTCTAGTCATTAAGGGAGAAATAAGCAGAGCAGATTTTCAGTCATTCCGTTTTTGGGTGGATAAAGATACAGGCATCTTAGTTAAATATGAAACTTACAATGAAAAAGAAGAAGTAGTGGATTATTTGCATCCTAAAAAACTAGAGGTAAATGTTCCTATTGATAGTGAGAAATTTACCCCAAATTTAGTTGGATATGTAAATGAAGATGAATCTAAACAAAATCTTCCAAGAATGAAAACAGGCAATATTGATGAACTGGTTCCTGCACAATTAAAACAACAATGGGAGGAAGCAAAAAATTCATCAAATGAAACAACAATACTTCCTTTTGGTGATTCGGTATATATTTATCCTAAAAAAGGATATCTAGTGAATTATATAGAGGTTAATGGGAATAATGGAACACTATACTTGGCTAAGACTTCGAATCTAAAGTCAAGCGGAACTTTTCCGGCCTTGGCTGAAGGATATAAAGTGAAAAATCTTAAAATAGTTTATGAAGATGAATAA
- a CDS encoding phosphotransferase yields MNIEKIIKELQQNNILSTKQINYEQLNGGTVSELYLLHNNGKKYVVKSNDSQVIKSEANFLDTYKDLNFLPQLLFVEESFNYFVYSFINGSTNYSKKNKKDMLCVLVNELINNYRPISQYIGWGWADEPTASWRSFLMTEILEANKIIGSQLSRNDFNLIQNLVKKNGNDHIPFLLHGDCGVHNFIFNNGRLTGVIDPTPVIGDPIYDLIYAFCSSPDDLTKATLDTAASQLVVINRNISNLYEQLLIGLFLRIGSCVKHHPDDIGAYLKAWEYWKRIVIR; encoded by the coding sequence GTGAATATAGAGAAAATAATAAAAGAGCTTCAACAGAATAATATTCTTTCTACCAAACAAATAAACTATGAACAATTGAATGGTGGTACTGTTAGTGAGTTGTATCTTTTACATAATAATGGAAAGAAATATGTCGTTAAATCAAATGATTCGCAAGTAATTAAATCTGAGGCGAATTTTCTTGATACTTACAAGGATTTAAACTTCTTGCCTCAACTTCTCTTTGTTGAAGAATCATTTAACTATTTCGTTTATTCATTTATAAATGGTTCTACTAACTATAGTAAAAAAAATAAAAAAGACATGCTCTGTGTGCTTGTTAATGAACTTATTAATAATTATAGGCCTATTAGTCAGTATATAGGATGGGGATGGGCAGACGAACCAACCGCTTCTTGGAGGAGTTTTCTGATGACAGAAATCTTAGAGGCGAATAAAATAATAGGTTCTCAATTAAGTAGGAATGATTTTAACTTAATCCAAAACTTAGTTAAAAAGAATGGCAATGACCATATCCCATTTTTACTACACGGTGATTGTGGGGTTCATAATTTTATTTTTAACAATGGAAGGTTGACTGGTGTGATTGATCCCACTCCTGTTATTGGAGACCCTATTTATGATCTAATCTATGCCTTTTGCTCATCACCAGATGATTTAACAAAAGCAACACTCGATACAGCGGCAAGCCAATTAGTTGTTATTAATAGAAATATTTCTAATCTATATGAACAATTGCTTATTGGTTTATTTCTTAGAATTGGATCATGTGTTAAGCATCACCCTGATGATATCGGTGCATATTTAAAAGCATGGGAATATTGGAAGCGTATCGTAATAAGATAG
- a CDS encoding lipid II flippase Amj family protein has translation MEFITTKVVIISILLLIITMVETLAYSTRISGTRVRLIATAISLFSTMVIVSRFSTMFQQPLTAKLIAEVPKGVDKFAFIAGQYRILLGVTSIGVLLGILLFPTFINIFSRAIVQLANERGSMLALFSKLFKQNGFIKLISCIKMPRISYLKGITLETIPKRLFIMNILISAIFTTGVISSMYASILVPDDMRQAASMSSGVINGIATIILTLFIDPKASVLADRVMKKQTDYIYLKSYSLTMVSSKFIGTIVAQLLFLPAAYYVAWFAEWI, from the coding sequence ATGGAATTTATAACGACGAAGGTAGTAATCATATCTATTTTATTATTGATCATTACAATGGTAGAAACATTGGCTTATTCTACTAGAATATCTGGTACAAGAGTGAGGCTAATTGCTACTGCAATTTCTTTGTTCAGTACAATGGTTATTGTTTCACGGTTTTCTACTATGTTTCAACAGCCATTAACAGCAAAACTTATAGCAGAAGTTCCGAAAGGGGTAGATAAATTTGCTTTTATAGCTGGGCAATATAGGATTTTACTTGGAGTAACATCTATTGGAGTACTGCTTGGAATCTTGCTGTTCCCTACGTTTATTAATATTTTTTCACGAGCAATTGTTCAACTGGCAAACGAGCGAGGGTCTATGCTAGCTCTTTTTTCAAAGTTATTCAAACAAAATGGTTTTATAAAGCTTATAAGCTGTATAAAAATGCCGAGAATATCCTATCTTAAGGGGATTACGCTAGAGACTATTCCCAAACGACTATTTATTATGAATATCCTTATTTCTGCTATTTTTACAACAGGCGTTATTTCTTCAATGTATGCTTCCATTTTAGTTCCAGATGATATGCGGCAAGCTGCATCGATGTCATCAGGTGTTATTAATGGGATTGCGACAATCATCTTGACCTTATTTATTGATCCGAAAGCATCCGTTTTAGCTGATCGAGTGATGAAAAAACAAACAGATTACATTTATTTGAAGAGCTATTCTTTAACAATGGTTAGCTCCAAATTTATTGGTACGATAGTAGCTCAACTTCTGTTTTTACCTGCAGCATATTATGTAGCCTGGTTTGCAGAGTGGATTTAA
- a CDS encoding sigma-70 family RNA polymerase sigma factor yields MIERVDDSHSELLTDMNREEKLKWLMKTYGNDVVRIAFSYLKQKQLAEDVAQEVFIKCYEKMDTFRNDSSYKTWLIRITVNRCKDVRKSRYFKNLFMMDYSISNYANSSLQLHDVEKEDSGISQSIVKLPIKLREVIILFYYQDLTIDEISSLLKVKPNTVKTRLHRARIKLKESFEGGE; encoded by the coding sequence ATGATTGAAAGGGTAGATGACTCTCATTCTGAATTATTAACAGATATGAATCGGGAGGAAAAATTAAAATGGTTAATGAAAACCTATGGAAATGATGTTGTAAGAATTGCTTTTTCTTATTTAAAACAAAAACAGCTTGCGGAAGATGTGGCACAAGAAGTGTTTATCAAATGCTATGAGAAAATGGATACCTTTCGAAACGACTCTTCCTATAAAACGTGGCTTATAAGAATTACAGTGAATCGGTGTAAAGATGTTAGGAAGAGTAGGTATTTTAAAAATTTATTTATGATGGACTATTCTATATCCAATTATGCCAATTCCTCGCTGCAATTACATGATGTAGAGAAGGAGGATAGTGGAATTTCTCAAAGTATCGTTAAGTTACCAATTAAATTAAGAGAGGTAATTATCTTATTTTATTATCAAGATTTAACGATAGATGAAATATCTTCTTTATTAAAGGTTAAGCCCAATACAGTAAAAACTAGATTGCATCGTGCCCGTATAAAACTAAAAGAATCCTTTGAAGGAGGGGAGTAA
- a CDS encoding DUF3934 family protein, whose translation MAKGKGGTGRGTGKKGWNRWQASANKAKSNKPYKSKGVKNRKNTENANNGNTSEK comes from the coding sequence ATGGCTAAAGGTAAAGGTGGAACAGGCAGGGGAACTGGTAAGAAGGGATGGAATCGTTGGCAAGCTAGTGCAAACAAAGCCAAGAGTAATAAACCCTACAAAAGTAAAGGTGTTAAAAATCGCAAAAATACTGAGAACGCTAATAATGGTAATACATCTGAAAAATAG
- a CDS encoding MarR family winged helix-turn-helix transcriptional regulator — MKEILREIGMIARALDSISNIEFKEFDLTKGQYLYVVRICENPGIIQEKLAEMIKVDRTTAARAISKLEINGFIEKKNDQHNKKIKKLFPTERGKKVYPFIKRENEYSNNVALEGFSESEIEVIFTLLQRVRKNVEKDWDTVKKGNKRNY, encoded by the coding sequence ATGAAAGAAATTCTTCGCGAAATTGGAATGATCGCACGGGCCTTAGATTCTATTAGTAATATTGAATTTAAAGAATTTGATCTTACAAAGGGGCAGTACTTGTATGTTGTGAGAATATGTGAAAACCCAGGGATTATCCAAGAAAAATTAGCAGAAATGATAAAAGTAGATCGAACAACCGCTGCACGCGCGATAAGCAAACTGGAGATTAATGGTTTCATTGAGAAGAAAAATGATCAACACAATAAAAAAATTAAAAAACTCTTTCCAACAGAGAGAGGCAAAAAAGTTTATCCTTTTATAAAAAGAGAAAACGAGTATTCAAATAATGTTGCATTAGAGGGTTTTTCTGAATCAGAGATAGAAGTGATATTTACTTTACTTCAAAGAGTAAGAAAAAATGTCGAAAAAGATTGGGATACAGTAAAGAAAGGAAACAAGAGGAATTATTGA
- a CDS encoding IS3 family transposase: MQKGYSISKVLKIIGIPRSTYYYQKNYRVEEKKVSEGRPAPGYSIQEDGQKISDEQIKEFLLEEIAGDCYNYGYRKLTKVLRRKYKLKINKKKVYRICKELGILRPQRQKKVSYPRKLARNRIITRSNQLWEADIKYGFIEGEDRFFFVMSIIDVYDRGIITYHMGLSCTGDDVKQTLKRALLKRQQYDELEKPVIRTDNGPQFISHTFEKFCEDSKIEHERIPPRTPNMNAHIESFHRIFEDDCLSRWQFETYTEAYQEVMNFMEFYNERRMHSSILDLSPKEFYQKQDSLVIKEVRV; this comes from the coding sequence ATTCAAAAAGGCTACTCGATTTCAAAGGTGCTTAAAATCATAGGTATTCCTCGATCCACATACTATTATCAAAAGAATTATCGTGTTGAGGAGAAAAAAGTAAGTGAGGGACGTCCAGCACCAGGTTATTCGATCCAAGAGGACGGTCAAAAGATATCAGACGAACAGATTAAAGAATTTCTACTAGAAGAGATTGCCGGTGATTGCTATAACTATGGTTATCGCAAACTCACTAAGGTCTTAAGGCGAAAATACAAACTTAAAATTAACAAGAAAAAAGTATACCGGATTTGTAAAGAATTGGGCATCTTACGCCCACAGCGCCAAAAGAAAGTCTCATACCCTAGGAAACTAGCAAGAAATCGCATTATTACAAGATCTAATCAGCTATGGGAAGCTGACATTAAATATGGCTTTATCGAAGGTGAGGATCGCTTTTTCTTTGTCATGTCCATCATCGATGTTTATGACAGGGGCATCATTACCTATCATATGGGATTAAGCTGCACTGGAGATGATGTCAAACAGACACTGAAAAGGGCATTATTAAAACGCCAACAATATGATGAATTGGAAAAACCTGTAATCCGAACAGACAATGGACCGCAGTTTATTTCCCATACTTTTGAAAAGTTTTGTGAAGATTCCAAAATTGAGCACGAAAGAATTCCACCAAGAACACCAAATATGAATGCTCATATTGAGTCTTTCCATCGCATTTTTGAGGACGATTGCCTATCCAGATGGCAGTTTGAAACCTACACAGAAGCATATCAAGAAGTCATGAATTTTATGGAGTTCTACAACGAGAGACGTATGCATTCTAGTATACTAGATTTGTCACCAAAGGAATTCTATCAAAAACAAGATTCATTGGTGATCAAGGAGGTTCGGGTGTAA
- a CDS encoding IS4 family transposase, with the protein MDKITRKTSFGQWFSPINLQLFEEQVKTLKLDCYTKKLTTESFLKLLLFAQLEEVESLHALSDCLFDDHLQKEIDLDSISISQLSRRLNGLNPDLFQRLFLDLVGQIHAKTHYTKLVMPLKIIDSSTLPLNLTNHKWAKFRKTKAGVKLHLRLVFMEKGESYPEKAVMTTASEHDRGQLEIMVDDKECMYVFDRGYLDYERFDRMTDEGYFFLSRLRKNAVVREVYDFKLPKDSSVLSDQMVLIGTTQNRAENYFRLLKIIDSKGNELHLITNRFDLSAEEISEMYKSRWAIELFFKWIKQHLSIKKFYGQSEWAIQNQVFIALIVFCLHVLVQLETRSKRKTLQISRYLRAALWKPAHIWLRKIEGKAIP; encoded by the coding sequence ATGGACAAGATTACACGAAAAACTTCATTTGGACAATGGTTTTCGCCAATTAATCTTCAATTATTTGAAGAACAGGTGAAAACATTGAAATTAGATTGCTATACGAAAAAGTTAACGACAGAATCATTCCTAAAACTATTACTTTTTGCACAATTAGAAGAAGTTGAAAGTCTTCATGCGTTAAGTGATTGCCTTTTTGATGATCATCTTCAAAAGGAAATCGACCTTGATTCTATAAGCATTTCTCAGCTCTCGCGCCGTTTAAATGGTCTAAATCCAGATTTGTTTCAAAGACTTTTCCTTGATTTAGTCGGACAAATTCACGCCAAAACACACTACACAAAACTTGTCATGCCGTTAAAAATTATTGATTCAAGTACTTTGCCACTAAATTTGACCAATCATAAATGGGCGAAGTTCCGCAAAACTAAGGCAGGCGTAAAGTTACACTTACGCCTTGTATTTATGGAAAAGGGAGAATCCTATCCCGAAAAAGCCGTGATGACAACGGCAAGCGAACACGATCGTGGTCAACTTGAGATTATGGTTGACGATAAAGAATGCATGTATGTGTTTGACCGAGGTTATCTAGACTACGAGCGTTTTGATCGCATGACCGATGAAGGCTACTTTTTTCTTTCTAGGCTACGAAAAAACGCAGTCGTACGGGAGGTTTATGATTTTAAACTACCCAAGGATTCATCTGTTTTGTCGGATCAAATGGTGTTGATTGGTACAACTCAAAACCGAGCTGAAAACTATTTTCGACTTCTAAAAATAATAGATTCAAAAGGTAATGAACTTCATTTAATCACAAATCGTTTTGACTTAAGCGCCGAAGAAATATCGGAAATGTATAAATCACGATGGGCAATTGAGTTGTTCTTTAAATGGATCAAACAGCATCTCAGCATCAAAAAGTTCTACGGTCAAAGTGAATGGGCGATTCAAAACCAAGTGTTTATCGCACTGATTGTTTTTTGCCTACATGTTCTCGTACAACTTGAAACAAGAAGTAAGCGAAAAACCTTACAAATTAGCCGTTATTTAAGGGCTGCATTGTGGAAACCAGCCCATATCTGGCTTCGAAAGATTGAAGGGAAAGCCATCCCTTAA
- a CDS encoding transposase: MKRIKHSKEFKLQVIKEAQDTGKNTLVARRYDLNPNMVSRWVREYKDGKFGEVDVAVLPDIDSKELSKENEKLKMLLGEKDLEIAILRDLIKKKNPHLLKSMK; this comes from the coding sequence ATGAAACGAATAAAACATTCTAAAGAATTTAAATTACAAGTCATCAAGGAAGCCCAAGACACAGGGAAGAATACCCTTGTAGCTCGCCGGTATGATCTGAATCCCAATATGGTTAGTCGCTGGGTTCGTGAATACAAAGATGGTAAATTTGGTGAAGTAGATGTGGCTGTGCTGCCAGATATAGACTCCAAAGAATTATCCAAAGAAAATGAAAAACTTAAAATGTTATTAGGTGAAAAAGACCTTGAAATAGCGATCCTGAGGGATCTTATAAAAAAGAAAAACCCTCACTTGCTGAAAAGCATGAAGTAG
- a CDS encoding metallophosphoesterase family protein yields the protein MYRIAIITDIHGNIYALNSVLKDIKKKSVDYIYCLGDMIGIGPFSNEVLNSLFELNNIEMITGNHDEAVLSLLNNEPYPESRINVILHHKWIANKLNKEYIPKLKKLPRILNPTICEQNLHLIHYPMKQSLYGVHISKDPFDFTGVPSPEHFYELDGLDNISLVCFGHDHNSHQFVSKGKLFYNTGSLGCFNEAFARYGIIDINKRGINIMQQYVPYEFHTYVDEIRKTNIPRKEIIIALYE from the coding sequence ATGTATAGAATTGCTATAATAACTGATATTCATGGAAATATTTACGCTTTAAATTCTGTATTAAAAGATATTAAAAAAAAATCAGTTGATTACATATATTGCCTCGGTGATATGATTGGAATAGGGCCTTTTTCAAATGAGGTTTTAAATTCTTTATTTGAATTGAATAATATTGAGATGATTACAGGTAATCACGACGAAGCTGTTTTATCACTGTTAAACAATGAACCATATCCAGAAAGTAGAATCAATGTGATACTGCATCACAAATGGATTGCGAATAAATTGAATAAAGAATATATTCCTAAATTGAAAAAACTACCTCGCATATTGAATCCTACTATTTGTGAACAAAACTTACATTTAATTCATTATCCGATGAAGCAATCATTATATGGAGTTCATATAAGTAAAGATCCATTTGATTTTACTGGTGTTCCTTCTCCAGAACATTTCTATGAATTAGATGGTTTAGATAATATATCTTTGGTCTGTTTTGGACATGACCACAATAGTCATCAATTTGTTTCTAAAGGTAAATTGTTTTATAATACTGGCTCTTTAGGTTGTTTCAATGAAGCTTTTGCCAGATATGGAATTATAGATATTAATAAGAGGGGAATTAACATTATGCAACAGTACGTTCCCTATGAATTTCATACGTATGTTGATGAGATTAGAAAAACAAATATTCCTAGGAAAGAGATAATAATTGCCTTATATGAGTGA
- a CDS encoding protein phosphatase 2C domain-containing protein, giving the protein MNLPIRFREGKIDFVGIVSQLIHGGISLKIAHITCKGVSELNEDSLIINNDAQVFGVADGVSSLVPTKDKNNRTGGYIASNEVKSYFETIKNSKSLLSDVKMINDTLKKKMLNNNINILEKEQLWGTALAVIKVSENSIEYVQTGDCMILAVYVDNNEIRPLTRLQVSHLEKGAIVKWKEYINKGITKRDDLLTKVKDILLSNRQKSNSKDGYGVLNGEPEAINYIEYGKINRNRLKHLILVTDGLLLPREIVPTQINYWEYITNLILEKSMEQYALELIKLEDSDPECLKYPRFKKSDDKTGIVISF; this is encoded by the coding sequence ATGAACCTACCAATACGTTTCCGAGAAGGAAAAATTGATTTTGTAGGTATTGTAAGCCAATTAATTCATGGAGGGATATCTTTGAAAATAGCACATATAACATGTAAAGGAGTAAGTGAGTTAAACGAAGATTCGTTAATAATTAATAACGATGCTCAAGTGTTTGGGGTTGCTGACGGTGTTTCTTCATTAGTACCAACAAAAGATAAAAATAATCGTACTGGTGGCTACATAGCTTCTAATGAAGTAAAAAGTTATTTTGAAACAATTAAAAATAGTAAGTCTCTTCTATCTGATGTGAAAATGATAAATGATACACTAAAAAAGAAAATGTTAAATAATAATATTAATATATTGGAGAAAGAACAGTTATGGGGAACAGCTTTAGCAGTTATAAAAGTATCGGAGAATAGCATAGAATATGTTCAGACTGGTGACTGTATGATTCTAGCGGTTTATGTAGATAACAATGAGATTAGACCATTAACACGTCTCCAAGTAAGCCATTTAGAGAAAGGTGCAATCGTAAAGTGGAAGGAGTATATAAATAAAGGAATAACGAAAAGGGATGATTTATTAACAAAAGTTAAAGATATTCTCCTTTCAAACAGGCAAAAAAGTAATTCTAAAGATGGATATGGTGTTTTAAATGGCGAACCAGAAGCCATTAACTACATAGAGTACGGGAAGATAAACCGGAATAGATTAAAGCATTTAATACTAGTAACAGACGGATTATTATTGCCAAGAGAAATAGTTCCCACTCAAATAAATTATTGGGAGTATATCACTAATTTAATTCTTGAAAAAAGTATGGAACAATATGCTTTGGAATTAATTAAGTTAGAAGATTCTGATCCAGAGTGTTTAAAATATCCAAGATTTAAAAAATCTGATGATAAAACAGGAATTGTTATTAGTTTTTAA
- a CDS encoding nucleoside/nucleotide kinase family protein, with amino-acid sequence MKREKCTHVIAIASVSGGGKTTISTQLTESLQSSKILYFDNYDFEGPVDIIDWVDRGANYDEWNLTPLIKDLEGLLNESLDYIVLDYPFAYKHTKMSKYIDSAFFIDTPLDVAMARRVTRDFKHSTGEDIILEMKNYISYGRRGYLEMLKTIKANSDFIVDGALPILDIVNVISKKLGELNSK; translated from the coding sequence ATGAAGAGAGAAAAGTGTACACATGTCATAGCCATTGCGTCGGTATCAGGAGGAGGGAAAACAACAATATCTACACAGCTAACCGAAAGTTTACAATCTTCAAAAATACTATATTTTGATAATTACGATTTTGAAGGACCAGTTGACATAATAGATTGGGTAGATAGAGGAGCTAATTATGATGAATGGAATTTGACTCCCCTAATTAAAGATTTAGAAGGACTACTTAATGAATCTTTGGATTATATTGTTCTAGATTATCCGTTTGCCTATAAACATACGAAAATGAGCAAGTATATTGATAGTGCATTCTTTATCGACACTCCTTTGGATGTTGCAATGGCACGAAGAGTTACAAGAGATTTTAAGCATTCTACTGGTGAAGATATAATTTTGGAAATGAAAAATTATATCTCTTATGGTAGACGAGGTTATCTAGAAATGTTAAAAACGATAAAAGCAAATTCAGATTTCATTGTCGATGGGGCTTTACCAATATTAGATATTGTTAATGTAATCTCTAAAAAGTTAGGTGAATTGAATAGCAAGTGA
- the spoIIP gene encoding stage II sporulation protein P, whose amino-acid sequence MNNSKSRSLIRYLHITILGIILVFILIALITTSFFSFKLTSNNVANLLNDINSTELYLEFIHSENHLFPPSEAREFSLSNFFLPLSSNIHFDDIRTLLGRELPALAFFHTEIVVAEEGTTIADLPFESIPSKEMLENPVEVDEEKAEQEQKEEQPTKEDRNRAITKPKNKTVFIYNSHNFEAYLPLLKNTKNNDNVVSADERANVVGVSSKLSELLQQEGLGVELDKTNINQVILDRKWDYTYSYTVSKEVVETAINNNGNLKYLIDIHRDSARKKQTTANINGKNYAKLLFIIGKENKNYEQNEQFATKLHNALKKKYPGISKGVYAKGYELGNGVYNQNFSDRAILLEVGGVDNTNAELTRSIEAFADVYSKLYWEENQATQQ is encoded by the coding sequence ATGAATAATTCCAAAAGTCGATCATTAATTAGGTATTTACATATAACTATTCTAGGTATTATCTTAGTTTTTATTTTAATAGCTTTAATTACTACATCTTTTTTTTCTTTTAAATTGACTTCCAATAATGTTGCTAATCTACTAAATGATATAAATTCTACAGAATTGTATTTGGAATTCATTCATAGTGAGAATCATTTATTTCCCCCATCAGAAGCAAGAGAGTTTTCTCTTTCTAATTTTTTTCTACCATTATCATCAAATATCCATTTTGATGATATAAGAACATTATTGGGGAGAGAGCTACCAGCTTTAGCATTCTTTCATACAGAAATAGTCGTCGCTGAGGAAGGGACAACTATTGCAGATTTACCATTTGAATCCATTCCATCTAAGGAAATGTTAGAAAATCCAGTTGAGGTAGATGAAGAAAAGGCTGAGCAAGAGCAAAAAGAAGAACAGCCGACTAAAGAGGATCGTAATAGGGCTATAACAAAACCAAAAAATAAAACTGTATTTATTTACAATTCGCATAATTTTGAAGCTTATCTCCCATTGCTAAAAAACACAAAAAATAATGATAATGTAGTCAGTGCAGATGAACGAGCAAATGTAGTAGGAGTAAGTAGCAAGCTTTCAGAATTGCTTCAACAAGAAGGGTTAGGCGTTGAGTTAGATAAGACAAATATCAATCAGGTTATCCTTGACCGAAAATGGGACTATACTTATTCTTATACAGTTTCAAAAGAAGTAGTTGAAACGGCAATTAATAATAATGGTAATTTAAAATACTTAATTGATATACATCGTGATTCAGCTAGAAAAAAACAAACAACAGCAAATATTAACGGAAAAAACTACGCTAAACTCTTATTTATTATAGGAAAAGAAAATAAAAATTACGAGCAGAACGAGCAATTTGCAACAAAATTGCATAATGCGCTAAAGAAAAAATATCCTGGAATTTCAAAAGGTGTTTATGCAAAAGGATATGAACTAGGCAATGGGGTTTATAATCAGAATTTTTCTGATCGTGCTATTCTTTTAGAAGTCGGTGGAGTAGATAATACAAATGCAGAATTGACGCGAAGCATAGAAGCTTTTGCGGACGTCTACAGTAAATTATATTGGGAAGAAAATCAGGCTACACAACAGTAA